The Flavipsychrobacter sp. genome contains the following window.
AGTGTAGATGATGATCTAGTAAATGAAGGCGGTATCATGGACCTATGGGTGCGTGAGGCGAGTATCTTCAAATATGGTTCAGGAGTAGGTACCAACTATTCTAACATCCGTGCTGCCGGTGAAACATTAAGTGGTGGCGGTACTTCTAGTGGTTTAATGAGCTTCTTGAAAATAGGAGACCGTGCTGCTGGTGCTATCAAGAGTGGTGGTACTACTCGTCGTGCAGCTAAAATGGTTTGCCTTGATCTAGATCACCCTGAGGTTGTAGACTTTATTGATTGGAAAGTAGAAGAAGAAAAGAAAGTAGGTGCACTAATTGCCGCAGGTTATGCATCTGACTATGAAGGTGAAGCATACCGTACTGTTTCTGGCCAAAACTCGAATAACTCAGTTCGTATACCAAATGAGTTCTTCCGTTGCTTAGCTAACAATGAAGACTGGCACATGACCAACCGTACTAACGGTGAAACAATGAAGACTATTCCTGCTAAAGCTATGTGGGAGAAAATAGCTTATGCAGCATGGCGTTGTGCTGACCCAGGTACACAATACAATACTACAATTAACGAATGGCATACCTGTCCTGAAGGTGGACCGATCAGAGCGTCCAACCCATGTTCAGAGTATATGTTCTTAGATAATACGGCTTGTAACTTAGCATCATTGAACCTACGTCGTTTCTTCGATGAAGAGACTAGTACTTTTGATGTGGAAGGCTTTGAGTACGGTGTACGTTTGTGGACCGTAGTCTTGGAGATTTCGGTACTGATGGCCCAGTTCCCTTCTCCTGAAGTAGCTAAGCTAAGCTACGAGTACCGTACATTAGGTTTAGGGTATGCTAACCTTGGTTCAATGCTAATGGTAAGCGGTATCCCTTACGATAGTGATGAAGCGCGCGCTATAGCAGGTGCTATCACTGCTATCTTGAATGGTGTAGCTTATCGTACTTCTGCGGAAATGGCGGCAGCACTTGGTGCTTTCCCTCGCTTCAAAGAGAACCGTGAGCATATGCTACGTGTAATGCGCAACCACAGAGCTGCGGCATACGATGCTACCGATGCTTACGAAGGTCTTGAGATCAAGCCAATGGGTATCAATGCTAAATATTGCCCTGACTACTTGTTGAAATCGGCTACCAAGGCATGGGATGAGGCCGTACAATTGGGTGAGAAGCATGGCTATCGTAACGCGCAAGCTACAGTAATAGCACCTACAGGTACTATTGGTTTAGTGATGGATTGTGATACTACAGGTATCGAGCCTGACTTTGCATTAGTGAAATTCAAAAAATTATCAGGTGGTGGTTATTTCAAGATCATCAACCAATCTATACCGGTAGCATTGAAGAAATTAGGTTACACACCTGAGCAGGCTAGTGCTATTGTGAAGTATGCTAAAGGTCATGCAACCTTTGCAGGTGCGCCTTACATCAACCACGAAACGCTAAGCGAGAAAGGATTGATGGGAGAAGAATTGAAGAAACTGGATAAAGCAGTAGAAAGCGCTTTTGAAATAGGTTTCGTATTCAACGCTTATACACTTGGCGAAGAATGCATGAAGCGCTTAGGATTCACTTCTGAGCAATACTTTGCACCTGACTTTAGCTTATTGGAAGAGCTAGGCTTTACAGATGAAGAAATAGATGCTGCTAACGATTATGTATGTGGTACTATGACAGTAGAAGGTGCACCACATCTTAAAGATGAGCACTTACCAGTATTCGACTGTGCTAACAAATGTGGTAAGAAAGGAGAGCGTTACATCCATGCACACGGTCACATCCGTATGATGGGTGCTACACAGCCATTCATCAGTGGTGCTATCTCTAAAACAATTAACCTACCACATGAGGCTACAGTTGATGAAATTAAAGACTGCTACCAACTAAGCTGGGAGTTAGGCATCAAAGCTTGTGCGCTTTACCGTGATGGTTCTAAGATGAGCCAACCATTGAGTAATAAGAGTGATAAGAAGAAAAAGAAAACAGACGATGCAGAAGCTACTGCAGAAGTAGAAAGCGCAGAAGACAGCCAAATAGTAGATATGGGCAAGTTGACCATTGAAGAGCTACTATTTGAAGTGAACAAGCGTGTACAAGAAAGCCCTGATACGCAACTGAAAAGAGAACTGAGCCGAATAGTAGAGCGTAAACAACTGCCGGCTAAGCGTAGAGGATATACTTATAAAGGTAAAGTAGGTGGACAACCGGTATTCGTTCGTACGGGTGAATATAATGATGGTACGCTAGGAGAGATATTTGTAGATATGGCGAAAGAAGGTGCTACTATGCGTAGTTTGCTGAATAGCTTTGCTATTGCCGTGTCTGTAGGTTTACAATATGGTGTTCCTTTAGAAGAGTATGTAGACAAGTTCATCTTCACTCGTTTCGATCCATCCGGCGTGGTAGAGCATCCGAATATTAAGCGTGCTACTTCGGTGTTAGACTATATGTTCCGTATGTTGGCCTATGAGTATCTTGACAGAAACGATCTGGTTCATGTTTTAGATGCCGACCGTATCGCGCCGGAGGATACAACACCTCAAGAGTTATCACAAGTGCGTGTAACGGCTCCTAAAAGCATGCCTGCTAATAAGCCTGACACAAGATCTGTAGCTCCGAAAGCGGTAAAAGTATCGGCTAAAAATGAAGCGGATATCAAGAAAATGATGGGTACCAGTGCTGATGCTCCGGCTTGTAGAAACTGTGGTAACATTACCCTACGCAACGGTACTTGTTATATGTGCCCTAACTGCGGTACTACTACAGGATGTAGCTAAAGAAGAACTACTAACCAAGTTGATATATTAAGCAAACAGCCTACCTCAAATGAGGTGGGCTGTGTTATTTTACAAATTGGTGAATAATGGTTCAAAGGCATTATGTAACTTGTATATATGAAGCCGCCTATCGTTATCCTAGCACTAGTAGTAGCTGCATGTACAGTACTACTCTCCTGTAGCAAAACCCCAGTATCGCCCGATGACGGGAAGATGATCTTAGATACTACCTTACAGCTACCTGTCAAAGTAGATTTTAGAGAAAAATATATAGGGGTATATAAGCTAGATGTAACTCATAGAAGGGTGAGCAACACTAAGACGACACTTGACACCGTGTATAAAAACAAGTACTACACCTTTTTTTATAGAAGCACAGACTCTACCTATTATAATAAAAGCGGTGCTACACCATGGTATCGGTTGCCTGCTATAAGAGTTAGTATAAGAGATGATAATGGAATTACCGATACTACAAAGTATGAGCTATGGGGTATAAAGGAAGGTACACAGAAAAATGAAGTGATAGTAGGAGACTATGTGTCCACTATCGATTCCAATATTAATAAAGGTGGCTTTATAAGCCCTAGTGTTAAATCTTATTACTACGATAGTATTTACATAGATCACGCGTACACTAGCCCTACGCTTACCTATATCTACAACTATAAAGGAAGAAAAGTAAAATGATGGGTAGTAAAAAGCCACTCTTTATAAAGAATGGCTTAAACGGTATGAAAATGAAAAAATCGCCTTATTGATTTGCCCCTTTTATAGGGTACTCCTAATTATATGCCCTTGTATATATAGACCTTTGAGCATAATATAAGGTTGGGTGACAATAAGTATCCTTTAATCTATCGGCTATGCAGCTTAGTATAAATTGATTTTATAATAACGGTATAATATTGTATATTTGTTATAGATATAAGGATAACAAACCATGAGATACCGTACTAATTATTTTGTTACAACTGTAACATTTTATCAATTATTGAAAGCTCCTATGTTTGATAATCAATGTTTTAGATCCCTTTTTGGTGGTAGAGGTCAAAAACTGTAACAAAACGTAACATTTTTAAACAATCAGTATCATAAATATGAATTATTGAGCATTCTTCTTTATACATTTGACTAATTAAAATCTGATAAGGAATTGACAATATCAAGCAGTGCAGAAATCACGACCATGGAAGGAGGAAAAGATGTTTCAATAACACAAGACGCTAAATAGCTATAATGAAAAAATACATTACCTCATTAGCCGTTTTATTTCTATTAATAGGTTGCGGGCAGGAGTCTACTGAAGGAGAGGATGTAGTAGCAGAAGATAGTACTGCATTTATTGATGAGCAAGAAGATGTTAGCGATTTAAATGGCTATTATAAAAGCTATGTGGGGGTTATAGCAGATATACCCGTTACTGTGAACATTGTACAGTATAGCAACACCATAAGTGGTACTTACTATTATGATAAGATAGGGCAGATAATAAACTTATATGGTACCAGTAATCCTGATAGTGCTACAGGTAAGATAATACTAACAGAAGATCCTGCTGTGAGGAGTGAAGATGTAAGTTCAATTAAGTGGGTATTGGATATAAATGAAAATATTATTACCGGGAATTGGATAGATAAAAAAACGCACAAGTCGTACAAGATAGACTTAAAAGAAGATTATACTAGTGCAATACCATTAGGAGTGATTTATAAAGAAGACGACAGGTATTATAAAGGTAAGGAGACTGAACCTCACGCCACTAATACATATCAATATATCTTTCCCAAGCGGCAGGATGCAAAATATGTTTTTACAGCTATTGGCAAGCTAACGTCTTGCGATGTGCATAGCAGAAACACATTGGCACAATGCATAGATAAAAAGAATGAAGAATACTATGAGGTGTACTTCAAAGACCTGGCCGATATGGAAGAGCAGGGGGTATACGATAAAGGATATGCACTAAACTATGGCGCTGCTGAAAATCAATATGTTTATTACAATAGCAATGGATGGCTATGTGTAAGCAGCTATTTGTGGATGTATACCGGTGGCGCACATGGTAATTATAATAGCAGCTATACTTGTATTGATGTCTCGGGTACACGCATTTGGTCTCTGGATGATGTTATCAATGATAAAGCGGCACTACTACCTATTGTTGAAAAAGACGTTAGAAAGCAGTTTGCTATAAGGAAAGGGCAGCCACTTAATAGCAGATTGCTAGTGGACGAAATGCACGTTACGGATAACTTTTTTCTTACCAATAAGGGGTTAACCTTTGTGTATACCTCTTATGAAATTGCCTCTTATGCGGATGGTGAAGTGAGTGTATTTGTTCCATATGAACAGATAGCACATCTATTAACACCTGCATTTAAAAAGAGGATGAATATGAATGAACCCATTTAGTAATGAGTACAGATATTAAAGAATTACAATACCCGATAGGTGAATGTGTTGTTCCTGAAAGCTATACAGAAGCAGAGCTGAAACAATGGATATCAGTTATAGCCGCACTACCACAATGGCTAGACCATTGTATAGAAAACTTAGATGCTGCACAGCTAGATACGCCGTACAGGCCTGGAGGGTGGACCATAAACCAAGTAATACATCATTTGGCGGATAGTCATATAAACGCCGTTACTAGACTAAAGTTTGCACTAACGGAAGATAAACCAACTATAAAGCCGTATAACGAAAAGGCTTGGGCGCTATTGCCCGACGTTGCGCACACACCGGTAAATGTATCGATAACATTACTGCATGCATTGCATAGGCGCTGGGTAGCTATACTAGAAAATATGACGCCTGAGGACTTTAAGAAGGAGTATTACCACCCTGAAGATGATAGGCATGTACCGCTATGGGCTATGACGAGTACTTATGCATGGCATAGCCGCCATCATATGGAGCACGTACGCCAACTAAGAGAGCGAATGGGCTGGTAGTATTTTGTCCATATATTTTGCGGTGTTTTGGTATTTGAGCCGTACTTTAGTGCAACTAAAAATTGAATGATCATGGCTACAGGAATGTTACACCTACATAATTTAATGCGCTGGTTGGTAGTGCTATTTGCAGTATGGACATTATTGAAAATGATTGGCGGCATGAGTGGTGGCAAGGCTTTCTCCAGTGCTGATAAAAAGCCTGCTCTTTTCTTAATGATAAGTGTAGACATTCAGTTGCTACTAGGATTATATCTATACATCAGCAAAGGGTGGGGAACAGTGCTTACTGCAGGTGGCTTTATGAAAAATGCAGCACAACGTTTCTGGGCTATGGAGCATATCTTCGGCATGCTTGTAGGTATCATTTTGATACACGTTGGTTATAGTGCCATCAAGAAGAATATTGAAGACAAGGCCAAATTCAAAAAGGTATTTTGGTTCACACTTATAGGTTTCGTTATCATATTAGCTACTATACCTTGGCCATTTCGTGAGCTTGTAGGTCGTCCTCTATTCCCGGGCATGTAATGCTATGATGTTGAGGAAGCTATTACAGCCGGTATATACTGCTTGGGTACTACTTTCGTTTGTTACGTTCTTTATGCTCATGTATCCTGTGCTATTCGTCATAGGGTTGTGGGATGATGCAAGAGCCAGAAAAGTTATTTTCTACTTCCTGCATTATATGTCCATATTATGGCTATACCTTATAGCCATGCCTGTAAAGAAACTAGGCTTTAAGCCAGATGATAAGAAGTATATTTTTGCAGGCAACCATATATCGTATATGGATACGGTGGTGATATATGCTGCTATCAGCAAGTACTTCCGCACATTGGGCAAAAAGGAGATGTCAAGCATTCCTCTTTTTGGTTTTATCTATAAGCAAATGGCCATATTGGTAGACCGTAGCAGCCCTCATAGTCGCGCGCGTAGTGTGAGGTTGATGAACAGGGTGCTTAGAAACGAGTCGAACGTAGGGATATTCCCCGAAGGTACTTTTAACGAAACGGATAAGCCTCTTAAGGAGTTTTACGACGGAGCTTTTAAACTGGCTATTAATACCCAAACACCAATCGTCCCTTTTATCATGCTGGATACAGTGCATAGATGGCACTACAGCGCCTGGTGGAGGCTATGGCCTGGCCGAAACAGAGTAGTGTTTCTAGAGCCCGTAGCTGTGGAAGGGTTAACACTAAACGACCTCCCAGCCTTAAAAAATGAGGTATATAAAAGGATGGAAACCACCCTTATTGCGTACAATGGCAATTCGTAAAGGATAAGTCGTAAATACGAGTTACCTTTGCGCAAATTTTTTTCTTTAATATGGCACTTCAAGTAGGTATCGTCGGTCTTCCAAATGTTGGTAAATCAACCTTGTTTAATGCGGTAAGTAATAATGCCCAAGCACAGGCATCCAACTATCGTTTTTGTACTATTGAACCTAATGTAGGTATGGTAGACGTACCGGATGAGCGTATTGATAAACTGGCAGAGCTGGTAAACCCTGACCGTGTACTACCTACTACTATAGAGTTTGTAGATATCGCAGGCTTGGTAAAAGGGGCAAGTAAGGGAGAAGGTTTGGGAAATAAATTCTTGGCCAATATACGTGAGGTAGATGCTATTGTACACGTTATCCGTTGTTTTGAAGATGAGAATGTACTACGCGAAGAGGGAGAGATAAACCCTGTAGGTGATAAAGAGATCATAGACACAGAGTTGCAGTTTAAAGACATGGAGAGCGTGGAGAAGAAAATGCAGCGTATGCAAAAGCTGGCTAAGAACGACCCTAAGGCAAAACGTTCTTACGAGGTGTTGAAGAAATGCTACGACCATCTATCAGAAGGTAAGAATATGCGTGGGCTGGACTTGGATAGTGCTGAACTGGAAGAAGTAGCAGATCTGTTTTTGCTAACGAGCAAGCCTGTATTGTATGTAGCTAATGTGGATGAGGCTTCTATCTTGACAGGTAACAAGTTTTCGGAGGCATTGATAAAAGTAGCTACTGAAGAAGGTGCTGAGGTGATCGTAATGAACAACACCATTGAAGCACAGATATCTGAAATGGATAGTGATGAGGATAAAGAACTATTCTTAGGTGAGTATGGGTTGACTGAGCCGGGTTTGAACAGACTTATCAAAGCAGCATATAAGTTATTGAACCTGATCACCTACTTCACAGCAGGTGTACAAGAAGTGCGTGCATGGACCATACATGTGGGCTGGAAGGCACCACAAGCTGCGGGTGTTATCCATAGCGACTTTGAGAAGGGCTTCATTAAAGCAGAGACCATTGCCTATGACGACTTTGTGGCATTAGGTAGCGAAGCAGCCTGCCGCGAAAATGGTAAGCTACGCATAGAAGGTAAAGAATATGTAGTGAAAGACGGAGATGTAATGCACTTCCGCTTCAATGTATAACCTCTATTTATAAACGGCTACTACGCCTGTTTTTATAGCATATAATACTAAACCTGTACGCGAGTGCAGGTTTAATTTTGAGAAGAGGTTATCTCTATAGCCATCTACAGTACGGTGGCTGATGCCCATCTCCTCTGCTATTTCCTTATAGGTCATCTCAGAGCAGCAGTAGTTTAGAAAACGAAGTTCTTTTTCCGTAAAGACCACATCGTCCTCTTCCGTAAGCTTGGCCTCGCGCAGCACTTTGTTGCTCACAAGGTCTGAGTGGTATACACCGGCACTATGCACGCCTTTAATGGCATTCAATAGTTCTTCGGGCTCAGTGTCTTTTAGGATATAGCCATTGGCACCACAGTTTATCATTTTGATGATGATGTCTTCCTCACCATACATAGATAGGGCTAGAACCTTTAGTTTAGGATAGTAGTTGCGTATATGCCTGGCGGTATCGTAGCCACTCATCACAGGCATGTTGATGTCTAGTATACAAACGTCGGGGCGCTCTTTGGCAGGCATTTTTGATAGCTGCTCAATGAAAAGCTTCCCGTTTTTAGCTTCAAAGAGTACTTCTACTTCGTCGAAGCTGGATAGTATCTCAATTAGTCCCTTACGAAAAAGAGAATGATCATCGGCTAAGGCTACTCGTATTGTTTTTTTCATGAATGAATGGTATGCTTAACGTTATTACAGTTCCTTTATTCTGTGTAGAAGATATGTCTACTTTTCCCCTCAGCAGCTCTGTTCTCACCTTTATATTGTTGAGCCCAATACCGCTGCCTTCTTTCTTCACATCTGTTTCAAAACCACTACCATCATCTGTAATTGTAACTAAGAGCGTTTCTGGTTGATAGTCTAAAGCTACAGTGATGTTCTCAGGGTCTCCGTGTTTGATAGCATTCGCTATCGACTCTTGTATTATCCGGAATATAAGTAACTCCTTATCCTCTCCCAGCGAGTATTGCTCGCCGTTGATATTGAAATTACAATTTATTTCTTTAGCAGACGATACATAGCCCACTTCTTTTTGTATGCTTTCTGCCAACCCCATCTGTAGCACATAGTTTCCATTAAGGGTATGGCTAATGGTGCGCAGGTCGCTTATGGCTTTGGTGAGCAGCTCTTTACTTTTTTCAGCATGGTTTTTAGCCCTGTCGTTCTCTGCGTGTTTTTCTATGTTGTGGATGTTTATTTTGGCTAGACTAAGCAACTGCCCCACGTTGTCGTGTATCTCTTCCGATAGGTTTTGAGAGGTTTGCTCTTGCACCTCTAGCTTACTTTGTAGTAGCTCGCTGCTAAACTGGTGCTTCATGCGCTCCTTCTCCAATATATGGCGTACTTGCTTGCGCTTCTGTACTACGATGTACAGAATAACGAAGATGGCAAATAGCATAAACAGTAATGAGCCAAATAACAAAACGATAAATGAATTAGTCTCCCCCACTAGGCTTAAAATTATTGTATTTATAGAACAATATAGTAAAGCCTATGTAACTGGAAAGATTGATAATAAATATGATGTAATAAGTGAGAATAGATAACCCTTTATTGGATAAATATGTACTATAACCTAATATCCAATGAAATAAGGTAAAACTCCAGTATGTTAATAAGATACTAGTAAACCAAAAGTGTATAGGTAGCTTTTTTGTGTAGGTATCACTTTTTAAAAAGTCATAATAGTAGTACAAACACATGAAGACAACTAGTATAGCTTGAATAGCGATGAAGTACGTATTGAGTATCCAGATGCTTTGGTAGAAAATGCTATTAATTAATGCAGCAACTAGGCCCGATGCCCCGATTATTATACCAATATTCCTTTTTTTAAAACTATCAACTATAGTATTAAAGTATAGAGACGTAAGAAATAAGTTAATGGGACTATGTATGTTATAAATGATGTTATTTTGTTGAAATTCTAAGGCAGCCCAAACTGCAATAATTTCGACAATGAAATTAAGATATAATGCGATTGCAAAATACTTAGAAGCCTTATCCAGCTTTTTAAACCGGATAAGGCATATAATAACTGCTAAAAGCAATATTAATGTATAGGATATTATTCTAATCCACCAAGCAGACATTAGCTGATATTATCATTTGCTGCTGCTCCTACTGTAGGGCACATTGTTGGACATGGTTCGGCACTATTAAGAACTTTACCATTAGATAATTTAACGTAGTTACCACTAGAGTCATAACCCACAAGAACCATTGTAGGCATTACTTTAGTGTTACCATCTACTAAAAATTCTTTCTCTGCTAGCATAAATTTCATGTTCACGATACTTGGGTTATTGTCTAAATAGCTCTTTAGTAAGCCAGCATCGAAAATAAAAGATTTTACTGGGAAGTCTCCGGGAGTAAAATAGCTGCTGATAAAAGCGTTAATGTGTGAGTTTGCATCAGACACAGTGATCTCTCCACCAATTGTAGGCATAGTTTAAAAGTTTTTGAAGTTAATAAATGTATGGTGTAGAGTATTATATATATGTAACAGCCTAAAGATATAAGGAAGAAATTTGTCACCTACCGTTAAAACACCCCCTTTGAATAGTTTTATTTTTTGTATGAGTGGTGATAAACAGAGGGATTTTGTTTTGTAGAATACTCCTTATCTTCACCATTCTTAAATTTTAAAGACTACGAGATGAAATATTTACCAATTCCTTCCAAGTTGTACACCGATAACCGTAAGCGTTTTATCAAAAAGATGAAGCCCAACTCCATTGCAATTTTTCCGGGCAACCCCTTATTGACGACCAACGGAGATGCACTTTATACCTATCAGCCTAACTCTGATGTGGTATGGCTATCGGGTATCATACAAGAGAAGTCGATGGTGATATTATATCCCGACAATCCAGATCAAAGTGCGCGCGAGGTGTTGGTACTGCTACGTCCTAACGAACATTTGGAAAAATGGGAAGGCCACAAACTGCGCCAAGATGAGGCTACAAAAATATCGGGCATCAAAAACATACAGTGGCTGGATAGCATAGACGCTATGCTACATGTAATGATGCACCATGCCGATAATGTATATGTGAACAGTAACGAGAATGACAGACTGGATACATCGGTATTGAGAACAGACCTATTGTTTGCCAAAGACCTGATGGCGCGCTACCCACTACACAACTATATGCGTGCGGCTCCTATTATGAAAGAGCTACGTGGTATAAAAACCGCTGCGGAGATAGAAGTAGTAAAAAAAGCGATAGACATTACCCGCAAGGCCTTCTTAAGAGTAATGAAGTTTATAGAGCCGGGTGTGATGGAGTATGAGATAGAAGCAGAGGTAACACATGAGTTTTTGCGTAACCGTGCTACCCGTCATGCATACGATTGTATCATAGCATCGGGCGATAGCGCCAGAGTGCTGCACTATGTAGAGCGCAATCAAAAATGTAATGATGGCGACCTGGTACTGATGGACTTTGGTGCTTTGTATGGCAACTACGCATCGGATATGACCCGTACCATACCTGTAAATGGTAAGTTTACTGATCGCCAGAAAGAAGTATATAATGCCGTACTAAATACCCACAACTATGCAAAGAGCATTTTGAAACCAGGTATATCGGTAGTAGACTATACAGATAAAGTAGGTAAGTATACAGAGAAGCAATGCCTGAAGCTAGGGTTGATCACTAGAGCGGATATCAAAAACCAAGACCCAGCTAATCCTGCTTATCGCAAATATCTATATCACGGTATCTCTCACCATATGGGTATTGATGTGCACGACCTAGGCACAAGAACAGAGCCTGTAAAAGCAGGCATGTTGTTTACCGTAGAGCCGGGCTTGTATATAGAAGAAGAGCAAATGGGTATTCGTATAGAGAACAACATATGGCTAACAAGAAATGGTCATATTGATCTGTTCAAAGATTTCCCTATTACTGTAGAGGAGATAGAAGCGTATATGAAGAAGAAATAATAACTCTTAGTTATTGAATAATGAATTATTAGGCGTTGCAGGGTATGTAACGCCTAATGCGTTTATATTTGCGGCTTAAATAATAAAAATGAAAAAACTATTTACCTCTTTCTTGTTGTTAGCAACAACTATGACCCTTCAAGCACAGGAGTTTTATCTTAAAGCCGGTGTGGGTTACGCATTCCCTCATGCGGGGCAGGCAGTTACCGAATCAGGCATTCCTTACAGTGGTAAGGCGCAGTATGTAAGTGGCAGTACAACACCAGCCACCTTTGAAGCTAAGAAAATATCTTTTGCGCCATCTGTGCCTGTATCTATAGGGGCAGGGTATTTCTTTACCAAGAACATAGGCTTGGAGGTGAACGTGATCATTGGTGCCGGTACTAAGGAGCATACTTCCAGCATTACCTTCCCGAGTAGCACTCAGGCAGGTATCAATATTACTCAAGTACAAAATTTGAAAGCGGCTACGCCGATACTAGCAGCACCATCGCTAGTGTTGCGCAGCAAGGGACAAAAGGCCTATATCTATACCAGAGCAGGTATAGTATTGCCTATCAGTGTAAGGATAAAAGAAACATTTACGCAAACACACACGCATATAGCTT
Protein-coding sequences here:
- a CDS encoding vitamin B12-dependent ribonucleotide reductase, encoding MAATKTKANGKGLSFTRHFTKDGVDPFDMFEYDYRTSVIRNPNGEKVFEMTDVEVPKHWSQIATDILAQKYFRKAGVPQKDGSTGRETTVKQVAHRLADCWRVWGTKYNYFASKKDAQVFYDELVYFILNQSCAPNSPQWFNTGLYNSYGIDGKAQGHYYVDPITGEVERSKNAYERPQPHACFILSVDDDLVNEGGIMDLWVREASIFKYGSGVGTNYSNIRAAGETLSGGGTSSGLMSFLKIGDRAAGAIKSGGTTRRAAKMVCLDLDHPEVVDFIDWKVEEEKKVGALIAAGYASDYEGEAYRTVSGQNSNNSVRIPNEFFRCLANNEDWHMTNRTNGETMKTIPAKAMWEKIAYAAWRCADPGTQYNTTINEWHTCPEGGPIRASNPCSEYMFLDNTACNLASLNLRRFFDEETSTFDVEGFEYGVRLWTVVLEISVLMAQFPSPEVAKLSYEYRTLGLGYANLGSMLMVSGIPYDSDEARAIAGAITAILNGVAYRTSAEMAAALGAFPRFKENREHMLRVMRNHRAAAYDATDAYEGLEIKPMGINAKYCPDYLLKSATKAWDEAVQLGEKHGYRNAQATVIAPTGTIGLVMDCDTTGIEPDFALVKFKKLSGGGYFKIINQSIPVALKKLGYTPEQASAIVKYAKGHATFAGAPYINHETLSEKGLMGEELKKLDKAVESAFEIGFVFNAYTLGEECMKRLGFTSEQYFAPDFSLLEELGFTDEEIDAANDYVCGTMTVEGAPHLKDEHLPVFDCANKCGKKGERYIHAHGHIRMMGATQPFISGAISKTINLPHEATVDEIKDCYQLSWELGIKACALYRDGSKMSQPLSNKSDKKKKKTDDAEATAEVESAEDSQIVDMGKLTIEELLFEVNKRVQESPDTQLKRELSRIVERKQLPAKRRGYTYKGKVGGQPVFVRTGEYNDGTLGEIFVDMAKEGATMRSLLNSFAIAVSVGLQYGVPLEEYVDKFIFTRFDPSGVVEHPNIKRATSVLDYMFRMLAYEYLDRNDLVHVLDADRIAPEDTTPQELSQVRVTAPKSMPANKPDTRSVAPKAVKVSAKNEADIKKMMGTSADAPACRNCGNITLRNGTCYMCPNCGTTTGCS
- a CDS encoding DUF3298 domain-containing protein, with product MKKYITSLAVLFLLIGCGQESTEGEDVVAEDSTAFIDEQEDVSDLNGYYKSYVGVIADIPVTVNIVQYSNTISGTYYYDKIGQIINLYGTSNPDSATGKIILTEDPAVRSEDVSSIKWVLDINENIITGNWIDKKTHKSYKIDLKEDYTSAIPLGVIYKEDDRYYKGKETEPHATNTYQYIFPKRQDAKYVFTAIGKLTSCDVHSRNTLAQCIDKKNEEYYEVYFKDLADMEEQGVYDKGYALNYGAAENQYVYYNSNGWLCVSSYLWMYTGGAHGNYNSSYTCIDVSGTRIWSLDDVINDKAALLPIVEKDVRKQFAIRKGQPLNSRLLVDEMHVTDNFFLTNKGLTFVYTSYEIASYADGEVSVFVPYEQIAHLLTPAFKKRMNMNEPI
- a CDS encoding putative metal-dependent hydrolase, which gives rise to MSTDIKELQYPIGECVVPESYTEAELKQWISVIAALPQWLDHCIENLDAAQLDTPYRPGGWTINQVIHHLADSHINAVTRLKFALTEDKPTIKPYNEKAWALLPDVAHTPVNVSITLLHALHRRWVAILENMTPEDFKKEYYHPEDDRHVPLWAMTSTYAWHSRHHMEHVRQLRERMGW
- a CDS encoding lysophospholipid acyltransferase family protein; translated protein: MMLRKLLQPVYTAWVLLSFVTFFMLMYPVLFVIGLWDDARARKVIFYFLHYMSILWLYLIAMPVKKLGFKPDDKKYIFAGNHISYMDTVVIYAAISKYFRTLGKKEMSSIPLFGFIYKQMAILVDRSSPHSRARSVRLMNRVLRNESNVGIFPEGTFNETDKPLKEFYDGAFKLAINTQTPIVPFIMLDTVHRWHYSAWWRLWPGRNRVVFLEPVAVEGLTLNDLPALKNEVYKRMETTLIAYNGNS
- the ychF gene encoding redox-regulated ATPase YchF translates to MALQVGIVGLPNVGKSTLFNAVSNNAQAQASNYRFCTIEPNVGMVDVPDERIDKLAELVNPDRVLPTTIEFVDIAGLVKGASKGEGLGNKFLANIREVDAIVHVIRCFEDENVLREEGEINPVGDKEIIDTELQFKDMESVEKKMQRMQKLAKNDPKAKRSYEVLKKCYDHLSEGKNMRGLDLDSAELEEVADLFLLTSKPVLYVANVDEASILTGNKFSEALIKVATEEGAEVIVMNNTIEAQISEMDSDEDKELFLGEYGLTEPGLNRLIKAAYKLLNLITYFTAGVQEVRAWTIHVGWKAPQAAGVIHSDFEKGFIKAETIAYDDFVALGSEAACRENGKLRIEGKEYVVKDGDVMHFRFNV
- a CDS encoding response regulator transcription factor, translating into MKKTIRVALADDHSLFRKGLIEILSSFDEVEVLFEAKNGKLFIEQLSKMPAKERPDVCILDINMPVMSGYDTARHIRNYYPKLKVLALSMYGEEDIIIKMINCGANGYILKDTEPEELLNAIKGVHSAGVYHSDLVSNKVLREAKLTEEDDVVFTEKELRFLNYCCSEMTYKEIAEEMGISHRTVDGYRDNLFSKLNLHSRTGLVLYAIKTGVVAVYK
- a CDS encoding sensor histidine kinase, whose product is MLFAIFVILYIVVQKRKQVRHILEKERMKHQFSSELLQSKLEVQEQTSQNLSEEIHDNVGQLLSLAKINIHNIEKHAENDRAKNHAEKSKELLTKAISDLRTISHTLNGNYVLQMGLAESIQKEVGYVSSAKEINCNFNINGEQYSLGEDKELLIFRIIQESIANAIKHGDPENITVALDYQPETLLVTITDDGSGFETDVKKEGSGIGLNNIKVRTELLRGKVDISSTQNKGTVITLSIPFIHEKNNTSSLSR